A DNA window from Schlesneria paludicola DSM 18645 contains the following coding sequences:
- a CDS encoding glycosyl hydrolase family 28-related protein, translated as MSRFLGSLALIGVVAIVGLGSGYSIRPIRGQAEKRLTDGRVSVLDFGAVGDGKTDDRAAIQAALDAGEEIHFPDVRAFYHVEGALQIGGQNKFGAKRLIGHRPCRGGGAFKGKPPLMQGDGSAPLLLAVGSTNQNRAIELTGLSASNPAAPVLELRSGIDAIVDNCWFSSQRNQDATVKLRESYGVTIRESTINCSGGGFAVTAYQQCNALRIQQCRLGGGDLGGAAHVEQSANVQLANNIVELGVYGLVVSSGIRLDQPESGHVEGAGVCHALRVTGNYFENVQHPLVIATAMNIENHPGQAVFGAVIESNHMSQRSFDFPLLTIGRLRAATIQGNSFWRKSDSKAPAIYATYTRGATPAYPAGCVIEANHLTNGSGAFFLGEDVRLKGETLSQILQTENRVAAPHP; from the coding sequence ATGTCGCGATTTCTTGGATCGTTGGCGTTAATTGGTGTTGTGGCGATTGTCGGCCTGGGATCGGGCTATTCCATTCGCCCCATCCGTGGACAAGCAGAAAAGCGTCTCACGGATGGCCGCGTCAGCGTGCTTGATTTCGGGGCCGTGGGCGACGGCAAGACGGACGATCGAGCGGCCATCCAGGCCGCGCTCGACGCTGGGGAAGAGATTCATTTCCCCGACGTACGCGCCTTCTATCATGTTGAGGGCGCTCTTCAGATCGGTGGACAAAACAAGTTCGGCGCCAAACGTCTGATCGGACATCGTCCCTGCCGCGGCGGAGGTGCGTTTAAAGGAAAACCTCCGTTGATGCAGGGGGATGGGAGCGCCCCCCTGTTATTGGCAGTGGGATCGACGAATCAGAATCGCGCGATCGAGCTGACTGGCCTTTCGGCGTCGAATCCAGCCGCCCCAGTACTTGAACTGCGTAGCGGTATTGATGCGATTGTCGACAATTGCTGGTTCAGCAGTCAGCGGAATCAAGACGCGACCGTCAAGCTGCGCGAAAGTTATGGCGTGACGATTCGCGAATCAACGATCAATTGCAGCGGAGGCGGCTTTGCCGTAACGGCCTACCAGCAATGCAACGCCCTGCGAATTCAGCAGTGTCGCCTGGGCGGCGGAGATCTGGGAGGTGCCGCCCACGTCGAACAATCGGCCAATGTTCAGCTTGCAAACAATATCGTTGAGCTGGGCGTCTATGGGCTGGTGGTGTCGTCTGGGATTCGCCTCGATCAACCGGAATCAGGACATGTCGAAGGGGCCGGCGTCTGCCACGCGTTACGCGTCACGGGTAACTATTTCGAGAATGTCCAACACCCGCTGGTCATCGCGACCGCCATGAACATCGAGAATCATCCTGGCCAGGCGGTTTTTGGTGCCGTCATCGAATCCAATCACATGAGTCAACGCAGCTTCGACTTCCCACTGCTCACGATCGGTCGACTGCGAGCCGCGACGATTCAAGGAAATAGTTTCTGGCGCAAGTCCGACTCGAAGGCGCCTGCCATTTACGCGACGTATACCCGCGGGGCGACCCCGGCATACCCGGCAGGCTGTGTCATCGAAGCAAACCACCTGACCAATGGCAGCGGTGCATTCTTTCTTGGTGAGGATGTCCGCCTCAAAGGAGAAACCCTGTCTCAGATCTTGCAGACAGAGAACAGGGTCGCGGCACCTCACCCTTGA
- a CDS encoding neutral/alkaline non-lysosomal ceramidase N-terminal domain-containing protein, translated as MIARYSSLASLLLTISLTCGISLADDADFKVGFAQKDITPQVATPMWGYGARRDMLSQGTLDPLMAKAIVVEADSVRLAIVGMDTGRAPTTAMMEQIRKTIREKANIEHLLIVGSHTHHGPVFELTDREGFGKGKFDAAIAYLKNLPEMLSSTILEAATTLQPARMGVSAADVPYNRNRHSKRKPPARDPQLGVVRFDDLNGNPLVVLVNFAAHPVMTDNKELKFSADYPGFMMNHVQQELGAPCVFIQGAAGDMSVNAINVSGPKAFGEQLGNDVLNLAKATETASPRRPSIQGRVDRFHFTTRIDLNNPSVMLAFSQAFFPELIRNFAEEYKDGMHPEICTVLINRELAIVGGSGEFFSNHAVRLRDRAYVKHTLFFGYCNGYMNYFPTIEAVSEGGYGADAPVSPAQIGAGEEMMNRALINIYTMLGKMAEGKPD; from the coding sequence ATGATTGCTCGGTACAGCTCGCTGGCATCGCTCCTGCTGACGATTTCGCTCACGTGTGGAATCAGTCTGGCAGACGATGCTGACTTCAAAGTGGGATTCGCTCAAAAGGACATCACGCCTCAAGTCGCCACGCCGATGTGGGGCTATGGAGCCCGGCGCGACATGCTCTCGCAAGGCACGCTCGATCCATTGATGGCGAAGGCCATCGTCGTGGAAGCGGACTCCGTACGACTGGCAATCGTCGGCATGGATACCGGCCGCGCCCCGACAACGGCCATGATGGAACAGATTCGCAAGACGATTCGTGAAAAAGCCAACATCGAACACCTGCTCATCGTGGGATCGCATACGCATCACGGGCCCGTGTTTGAACTCACCGATCGCGAAGGGTTCGGAAAAGGCAAATTCGATGCGGCGATTGCCTATCTAAAAAACCTGCCGGAGATGCTTTCATCAACCATTCTCGAAGCGGCGACAACGCTGCAACCGGCTCGAATGGGCGTCTCGGCGGCCGACGTTCCGTACAATCGCAACCGTCATTCGAAGCGGAAGCCCCCCGCCCGCGACCCGCAACTGGGGGTTGTGCGGTTCGATGATCTCAACGGAAATCCGCTGGTCGTGCTCGTCAACTTCGCAGCACACCCGGTGATGACCGACAACAAGGAACTGAAGTTCTCGGCCGACTATCCCGGCTTCATGATGAACCATGTTCAGCAGGAACTGGGAGCTCCATGCGTCTTCATTCAAGGGGCGGCCGGAGACATGAGCGTCAATGCAATCAACGTCTCAGGCCCGAAGGCCTTCGGCGAACAGTTGGGAAACGACGTCTTAAACCTGGCCAAAGCAACCGAAACCGCGTCACCGCGCCGACCCTCAATCCAGGGACGCGTGGATCGGTTCCATTTCACCACGCGGATTGATCTGAACAACCCTTCGGTGATGCTAGCCTTCAGTCAGGCGTTCTTTCCCGAATTGATTCGGAACTTCGCTGAGGAATACAAAGATGGCATGCATCCGGAAATCTGCACGGTGCTGATCAATCGCGAACTGGCGATCGTTGGTGGTTCGGGCGAATTCTTCTCGAATCATGCCGTCCGGTTGCGAGATCGAGCGTATGTCAAACACACGCTGTTCTTCGGCTACTGCAACGGTTACATGAACTACTTCCCCACCATCGAAGCCGTTTCTGAAGGTGGCTACGGGGCGGATGCCCCGGTATCACCCGCTCAAATCGGTGCGGGCGAAGAAATGATGAACCGGGCCTTGATTAACATTTACACGATGCTCGGAAAGATGGCGGAAGGTAAGCCAGACTAA
- a CDS encoding PQQ-binding-like beta-propeller repeat protein: MSLSFKRLPVLLAVLQFSLTSTVRGEEWPQWLGPQRDGVWRETGIVKEFPAGGPPVRWRTKIGGGYSGPAVVGKHVFVTDKQMPAGITNPSDPFDRTKRQATERVLCLSDDNGAILWKHEYDCPYTVSYPAGPRTTPVVQDGRVYTLGSEGHLFCLNEDDGTVIWSKNFRTDYGREQPPVWGYSANPLLDGDRLICLVGGKGQTVVAFHKETGKELWRALDSETEHGPGYGSPIIVEAGGRRQLIVWHPAALSSLDPETGKTFWEEPFTSKAGMSVATPRLSRDKLLISAFYDGALLVKLDPTEPKATKVWRRQGQNERLTEALHCVISTPVIEGDFIYGVCSYGELRGLELASGNRLWSTFEATSKVSARWGSAFLVKQDDRYFLFSEQGDLIIARLSPAGYEEISRAHLLEPTGPAQRREVVWSHPAFAHRNVYARNDLEIISVSLAADPSK, translated from the coding sequence ATGTCCTTAAGTTTCAAACGTCTGCCGGTCCTTCTCGCGGTGCTTCAATTCTCATTGACCAGCACCGTTCGCGGAGAGGAATGGCCACAATGGCTGGGACCGCAGCGCGATGGTGTGTGGCGTGAGACGGGGATCGTCAAAGAATTTCCAGCAGGTGGGCCCCCCGTTCGTTGGCGCACGAAAATTGGCGGCGGGTATTCTGGTCCGGCCGTTGTCGGAAAGCATGTGTTTGTCACCGATAAGCAGATGCCTGCCGGAATCACGAATCCCAGCGACCCTTTCGATCGAACCAAACGTCAGGCGACCGAACGTGTCCTGTGCTTGAGCGATGACAATGGAGCCATTCTCTGGAAGCACGAATACGACTGCCCGTACACAGTCAGCTATCCAGCGGGTCCACGAACGACACCTGTGGTTCAGGACGGACGCGTCTACACGTTGGGATCGGAAGGCCATCTGTTTTGCCTGAACGAGGACGATGGCACCGTCATCTGGTCGAAGAATTTCCGCACGGATTACGGCCGCGAGCAACCTCCTGTATGGGGATACTCGGCAAATCCATTGCTGGACGGCGATCGCCTGATTTGTCTGGTGGGCGGCAAGGGCCAAACCGTCGTGGCATTTCACAAAGAGACGGGAAAAGAACTCTGGCGCGCACTCGATTCCGAAACCGAGCATGGTCCTGGATACGGATCACCGATCATTGTTGAAGCAGGAGGCCGTCGACAACTGATCGTCTGGCATCCTGCCGCACTCAGTTCGCTCGATCCAGAAACTGGCAAAACGTTTTGGGAAGAACCTTTCACATCGAAGGCGGGAATGTCGGTGGCAACACCGCGCTTGAGCAGAGACAAATTGCTAATCAGCGCTTTCTACGATGGCGCATTGCTTGTCAAACTCGATCCAACGGAACCGAAAGCCACGAAGGTCTGGCGTCGCCAGGGACAAAATGAACGCCTGACCGAGGCGCTGCATTGCGTGATCAGCACGCCGGTGATTGAGGGGGATTTCATTTACGGAGTCTGCAGCTATGGGGAACTGCGTGGCCTTGAACTGGCATCCGGCAATCGCCTGTGGTCGACATTCGAGGCCACCAGCAAGGTCTCGGCACGTTGGGGAAGTGCGTTCCTGGTGAAGCAGGATGATCGCTATTTCCTATTCAGCGAGCAGGGTGATTTGATCATCGCGAGATTGTCGCCAGCGGGTTACGAGGAAATCAGCCGTGCCCACCTACTGGAACCAACGGGCCCTGCGCAGCGACGCGAAGTCGTTTGGAGCCACCCCGCGTTCGCTCATCGGAATGTCTATGCGCGAAACGATCTCGAAATCATTTCCGTGTCACTCGCCGCCGACCCATCGAAATAG
- a CDS encoding SDR family oxidoreductase has product MAGGDYLKDLFGLEGMTAVVIGGTGTLGGAFCDALAGAGAHVLVVGRNDEHGNERVRLIREQGGSAEYFPCNATERTELDALVTHLKATGRQANVLINGAGVNSPTPFLDISEEEWERILNVNLRGVRLACQVIGKDMIERGTKGSIINIASVSAGPPLSRVFTYSLSKAAVLSLTQNLAREWATKGIRVNALSPGFFPAEQNKKVLTPDRVENIMRHTPMARFGSPEELAGAVLLLASPTAGSYLTGHNLLVDGGFTAMTI; this is encoded by the coding sequence ATGGCTGGTGGCGATTATCTGAAAGACCTGTTTGGTCTTGAAGGAATGACGGCGGTTGTAATCGGCGGTACGGGAACCCTGGGCGGTGCGTTCTGCGATGCCCTGGCCGGTGCGGGCGCTCATGTCCTTGTTGTCGGACGCAACGACGAGCATGGCAATGAACGCGTACGCCTGATTCGCGAACAAGGGGGATCGGCCGAGTACTTTCCTTGCAATGCCACCGAACGGACCGAACTGGATGCTCTCGTTACCCATTTGAAAGCGACGGGACGGCAGGCAAACGTGCTGATCAATGGGGCCGGAGTCAATTCTCCCACGCCATTTCTTGATATCAGTGAAGAGGAATGGGAACGCATTCTGAATGTGAATTTACGAGGTGTTCGTCTGGCGTGTCAGGTCATTGGCAAAGACATGATTGAACGCGGGACCAAAGGTTCCATCATCAACATCGCCTCTGTCAGTGCCGGCCCTCCTTTGTCGCGCGTGTTTACATACTCGTTGTCGAAGGCCGCCGTACTGAGCCTCACACAAAACTTGGCGCGGGAATGGGCGACCAAGGGGATCCGCGTCAACGCGTTGTCGCCGGGCTTCTTCCCTGCCGAACAAAACAAAAAGGTGCTGACGCCGGATCGCGTCGAAAACATCATGCGGCACACGCCGATGGCGCGGTTTGGGTCTCCTGAAGAATTGGCGGGTGCCGTCTTGTTGCTGGCCTCGCCCACCGCAGGCAGTTACCTGACGGGACATAACCTGCTGGTCGACGGTGGCTTCACCGCGATGACGATCTAA
- a CDS encoding ThuA domain-containing protein, translating into MFSLIASVFAGGNVQADDAWITFPGGSGVGMGWKVVLISGDEEYRSEECLPQLAKILSKRHGFACTVLFPIEPSTGLINPEVNNNIPGLEALKTADLMIIATRFRSLPDDQMKLIADYIESGRPVIGMRTATHAFKFPKGQTYSKYSWDNTDVTSYEQGFGRQVLGETWISHHGKHGSESTRGIFAKGQEKHPILKGIKDGAIWGPTDVYGVRLPLPGDSTPLVLGQIVEGMKVDDPAAKDARNEPMMPVAWTKTYQSQSGKPARVFTTTMGSATDLQNEGVRRMLVNSTLWCLHADDKIKDDLNVALVGEFTPSPFKFGGYVKGRKPADYAK; encoded by the coding sequence ATGTTCAGCCTGATCGCCAGCGTTTTCGCGGGGGGCAACGTTCAGGCCGATGACGCCTGGATCACCTTTCCTGGCGGCTCCGGTGTGGGAATGGGATGGAAAGTCGTCTTGATCAGCGGCGATGAAGAGTATCGATCCGAAGAATGTCTGCCGCAGCTCGCGAAGATCTTATCGAAACGACACGGGTTTGCGTGCACGGTGCTCTTCCCGATCGAGCCTTCCACGGGCCTGATCAATCCCGAGGTGAACAACAATATCCCCGGCTTGGAAGCTTTGAAGACCGCTGACCTGATGATCATCGCCACGCGGTTTCGCAGTCTGCCCGACGATCAGATGAAGCTGATCGCCGACTACATCGAATCAGGTCGCCCGGTGATTGGAATGAGAACCGCCACGCACGCGTTTAAATTCCCCAAGGGCCAAACGTATTCGAAGTACTCTTGGGATAACACCGACGTCACCTCGTATGAGCAGGGATTCGGCCGTCAGGTACTGGGGGAAACCTGGATCTCGCATCATGGCAAACATGGGTCTGAAAGCACCCGGGGAATCTTCGCCAAGGGGCAAGAAAAGCATCCTATCCTGAAGGGGATCAAGGACGGTGCGATTTGGGGGCCGACCGACGTTTATGGCGTACGATTGCCACTACCCGGCGACAGCACTCCGCTGGTGTTGGGGCAGATTGTGGAAGGCATGAAGGTCGATGATCCCGCTGCCAAGGATGCACGGAACGAACCGATGATGCCCGTGGCCTGGACGAAAACGTACCAAAGCCAATCCGGAAAGCCTGCGCGCGTCTTTACGACGACGATGGGTTCCGCAACCGATTTGCAGAATGAAGGCGTTCGGCGAATGTTGGTCAATTCGACCCTTTGGTGCCTGCACGCGGACGACAAAATCAAGGACGACCTCAATGTCGCTCTGGTTGGTGAATTCACCCCCTCACCGTTCAAATTCGGCGGCTACGTCAAGGGCCGCAAGCCAGCGGACTATGCGAAGTAG
- a CDS encoding class I SAM-dependent methyltransferase, translating into MSSRIAAEMYELRTRHITFDFPALDALVPDHSCILEVGSGTGRVIQHLKLKNCHIVAVEQNADAAAILLQRFESDSSIEVIPSDFLSIPFEHKVDVVLFSFDVFSEFNSVESRIAALNQASRLLRLNGSVILFNTVVTRPSELNKEAHFEFVIGDDASGQYDCQIACLRSALFGVSQCSVEYRSANIENTTIVLDNFERALLTRNELLTLFALHPELKCTEELDTMTLAPISDTTDTIVHVLKKRT; encoded by the coding sequence ATGAGCTCCCGTATCGCGGCTGAAATGTACGAGCTGCGTACGCGACACATCACGTTCGACTTCCCTGCGCTGGATGCACTGGTCCCCGACCATTCCTGCATACTGGAAGTGGGTTCCGGAACCGGCCGAGTCATTCAACATCTCAAACTCAAGAACTGCCATATCGTGGCGGTCGAGCAGAACGCGGATGCCGCCGCGATCCTCTTACAACGCTTTGAGAGCGACTCCAGTATAGAGGTGATTCCAAGCGACTTTCTGAGCATCCCATTCGAGCACAAAGTCGACGTCGTGCTCTTCTCGTTCGACGTATTCTCCGAGTTCAACAGCGTGGAAAGTCGGATCGCCGCTCTGAATCAGGCAAGCCGCCTGCTGCGTCTGAACGGATCAGTGATCCTGTTCAATACGGTCGTCACCCGCCCAAGCGAATTGAACAAAGAGGCTCATTTTGAATTCGTCATCGGCGACGACGCATCGGGCCAATATGATTGCCAGATCGCGTGCCTGAGATCGGCACTATTCGGTGTCTCGCAATGTTCCGTCGAGTACCGGTCCGCGAACATTGAGAATACCACAATCGTGCTGGACAATTTCGAAAGAGCACTCCTGACACGAAACGAACTACTCACCCTGTTCGCACTGCATCCAGAATTGAAGTGCACCGAAGAGCTCGACACCATGACTCTGGCCCCCATTTCCGACACGACGGATACCATCGTTCACGTCCTGAAAAAACGAACCTAA
- a CDS encoding terpene cyclase/mutase family protein, which yields MSSGQLSFGNDRLDAVTGSAKSARSIENDLQPAIERTRDRLLSLQQPDGYWCAELQGDTILESEYILLLAFLGQGQSQRAKEAAAYMLDQQGPHGGWSMFPGGPLEISGSVKAYLALKITGHDPTSSYMVRAREAIVKAGGIEEVNSFTRYYLAMLGLIPYDLCPAVPPEMILLPTWAPFNIYEMSAWSRTIIVPLSLLWACQPRTTLPSEHQIDELYAWPEKTLPRTIGGVNHEGSHGWINWSKFFQRVDSAIKFGEWLGVKPLRKKSIKLCEEWILQRLEKSDGLGAIFPPIIWTLIGLRCLGYKDDSPVIQSQFAELEKLVIRDVDASGVAKVRLQPCLSPVWDTAISTIALRDAGVSRHDPAIRKSIEWILSKEVKTPGDWRFNHPELEPGGWFFEFNNEFYPDVDDTCMILIALGRCLPEGLGREWTMELFDDRLLKDPDAPVVFSGRSATAEQAITEMEAAAPLVMAMRRGVRWLKAMQSKDGGWGAFDADNTREVLTKVPFADHNAMIDPSTSDITARVLESFAGLGVRPDSDIHKRALDFIWKDQQHDHCWYGRWGVNYIYGTWQVIVGLVANGISPTDPRICRAVDWLKTHQQKCGGWGETACSYDDPSLRGTGTPTASQTAWALLGLIAAGEADSAAARRGIEYLLSTQQPDGTWNEIPFTGTGFPRVFYLKYHYYPLYFPLMALARYAKKIGS from the coding sequence ATGAGTTCTGGGCAATTGAGTTTTGGGAATGATCGCCTGGACGCGGTCACCGGCAGTGCCAAATCCGCACGATCGATCGAAAACGATCTTCAGCCCGCGATCGAACGCACGCGGGATCGCCTGCTCAGTCTCCAGCAACCGGACGGGTACTGGTGCGCCGAACTCCAGGGCGACACGATCCTGGAATCCGAATACATCCTCTTGCTGGCCTTTCTCGGTCAGGGCCAGTCGCAACGCGCCAAAGAAGCCGCCGCGTACATGCTGGACCAGCAGGGCCCCCACGGCGGTTGGTCGATGTTCCCCGGTGGACCGCTCGAGATCAGCGGTTCGGTCAAAGCCTATCTGGCTCTCAAAATCACCGGACACGATCCCACCTCAAGCTACATGGTACGCGCCCGTGAGGCGATCGTGAAAGCTGGGGGCATCGAAGAGGTCAACAGCTTCACGCGGTACTACCTGGCGATGCTGGGACTGATCCCTTACGACCTTTGTCCCGCTGTCCCGCCCGAAATGATTCTGCTGCCAACGTGGGCACCGTTCAACATCTATGAAATGTCGGCCTGGTCGCGGACGATCATTGTTCCGCTCAGCCTGCTCTGGGCCTGCCAGCCGCGAACGACGCTGCCTTCTGAACATCAGATTGACGAACTGTATGCCTGGCCCGAAAAAACATTGCCAAGAACCATTGGCGGCGTGAATCACGAAGGATCGCACGGCTGGATCAACTGGTCCAAATTCTTTCAACGTGTCGACAGTGCCATCAAGTTTGGCGAATGGCTGGGCGTGAAGCCGCTCCGTAAGAAGTCGATCAAACTGTGCGAAGAATGGATTCTCCAGCGGCTGGAAAAGAGCGACGGGTTGGGAGCAATCTTCCCACCCATCATCTGGACCCTGATTGGCCTGCGTTGCCTGGGCTATAAAGACGATTCACCTGTCATTCAGTCTCAGTTTGCCGAACTCGAAAAACTGGTCATTCGCGATGTCGACGCGAGCGGTGTCGCCAAGGTGCGTTTGCAGCCCTGCCTGTCGCCCGTCTGGGACACCGCGATTTCGACCATCGCACTCCGTGACGCCGGGGTCTCACGACACGATCCCGCCATCCGAAAATCCATCGAGTGGATCTTGTCCAAAGAGGTCAAGACGCCCGGCGACTGGAGATTCAATCATCCCGAACTCGAACCGGGGGGATGGTTCTTTGAGTTCAACAATGAATTTTATCCAGACGTCGACGACACCTGCATGATCCTGATCGCCCTCGGACGATGTTTGCCCGAGGGACTCGGCCGCGAATGGACGATGGAACTGTTCGACGATCGGTTGCTGAAAGATCCCGATGCCCCCGTCGTCTTCAGCGGACGTTCCGCCACGGCCGAACAAGCGATCACCGAAATGGAAGCGGCCGCGCCGCTGGTCATGGCCATGCGTCGCGGAGTTCGCTGGCTCAAGGCGATGCAAAGCAAGGACGGAGGCTGGGGCGCATTCGACGCCGATAATACTCGTGAAGTGCTCACCAAAGTGCCGTTCGCCGATCACAACGCGATGATCGACCCCAGCACATCGGACATCACCGCCCGCGTCCTGGAAAGCTTTGCCGGACTGGGTGTCCGGCCCGACTCCGACATCCACAAGCGAGCCTTGGACTTTATCTGGAAGGACCAGCAGCACGATCACTGCTGGTATGGTCGCTGGGGTGTGAACTACATCTATGGCACCTGGCAGGTGATTGTTGGCCTGGTCGCAAATGGGATATCCCCCACCGACCCGCGCATCTGTCGCGCCGTCGATTGGCTGAAGACGCATCAGCAGAAGTGTGGTGGCTGGGGCGAAACGGCCTGCAGCTACGATGATCCATCACTACGCGGTACGGGCACCCCGACCGCATCGCAGACGGCATGGGCCCTATTGGGCCTGATCGCCGCCGGAGAAGCCGACTCCGCCGCCGCACGCCGTGGCATCGAGTATCTACTCAGCACACAACAACCGGATGGCACCTGGAACGAAATCCCGTTCACCGGCACCGGCTTCCCACGCGTGTTCTATCTGAAGTACCACTATTACCCGTTGTACTTCCCCCTGATGGCACTCGCCCGCTACGCCAAGAAGATCGGATCGTAG
- a CDS encoding ABC transporter permease, giving the protein MLPGIWALLERSLRIDARSLSPHLVRFGLLVTIYITLCFVNEASGMFGAPGLHFFQSMTFLNLTFMTLFGVSYFSSSITEEKEEETLGLMLMAGISPLGILLGKSGGRLVHGSLLIAAQYPFTLLAVTLGGILTPQIQAVYLAMFAYLAMVAGLGVLCSTLCQTSRAAATRMTILLAVYFLLPLCSGEILRSGRLGPSTWRDVLTWITDVSILSRFEVILASGFQGELFSRQVISNGLVGAGSVVLSWLGLIHVVKNLSPRVPTSSRTLRKRWFWRVMSPGRIRGNPFSWKDFHFSAGGWPAILFRSALYLTFFSGIFALIMTVGQDGSNRWNQGYVILYAVFMIYAITFDAGLLVSRCLHDEVRGQTLTSLALLPELLGEVLYFKLIGSLTVWLPGPLLLACGVAVIPEGLDVTANVFENAGIAFVCVMHLLLVPHAAAVAALYVRWGALALGICASVCSFVVMILSAEFLASPVNAGSSFFVMFGFLLIVVCAGCHLAVRLRAESLAARS; this is encoded by the coding sequence ATGCTTCCCGGGATCTGGGCACTGCTCGAGAGATCGCTACGCATTGATGCCCGGTCGTTGAGCCCTCATTTGGTTCGTTTTGGCCTGCTCGTCACCATCTACATCACGCTTTGTTTTGTGAATGAAGCGAGTGGGATGTTCGGGGCACCTGGTCTGCACTTCTTCCAAAGCATGACCTTCCTCAACCTGACGTTCATGACTCTGTTCGGGGTCAGCTATTTCTCGTCATCGATCACGGAAGAGAAGGAAGAGGAAACACTGGGACTCATGCTGATGGCAGGAATCAGCCCACTGGGTATCTTGCTGGGAAAATCGGGAGGCCGGCTCGTTCATGGCAGTCTGCTGATTGCGGCGCAATATCCGTTCACGTTGCTCGCCGTCACGCTGGGTGGAATCTTGACGCCCCAGATCCAAGCCGTTTATCTCGCGATGTTCGCGTATCTCGCCATGGTGGCGGGACTCGGCGTGCTGTGTTCGACTTTGTGCCAGACCAGCCGCGCGGCGGCGACACGGATGACGATTCTGCTGGCCGTTTATTTCCTGCTGCCGCTCTGTAGTGGCGAGATCCTTCGCAGCGGTCGGCTAGGCCCTTCGACATGGCGTGACGTGCTCACCTGGATCACAGACGTGTCGATTCTGTCGCGATTCGAGGTGATTCTGGCATCCGGCTTTCAGGGAGAACTGTTCAGTCGACAAGTCATTTCCAACGGGCTGGTCGGTGCCGGGAGCGTTGTACTGTCATGGCTGGGATTGATCCACGTCGTCAAGAACCTCTCGCCGCGGGTTCCGACTTCCAGTCGGACCTTGCGAAAACGGTGGTTCTGGCGAGTCATGTCCCCGGGACGTATACGCGGCAATCCATTTTCGTGGAAGGACTTTCATTTTTCTGCGGGTGGCTGGCCAGCGATTCTGTTTCGATCCGCACTCTACCTGACATTCTTTTCCGGTATTTTCGCCCTGATCATGACGGTCGGGCAAGACGGTTCCAATCGCTGGAATCAGGGCTACGTCATCCTCTACGCGGTCTTCATGATTTACGCCATCACATTCGATGCAGGATTGCTCGTCTCACGCTGCCTGCACGACGAAGTTCGCGGGCAAACGCTGACGTCCCTGGCCCTACTGCCGGAATTGCTGGGTGAGGTGTTGTACTTCAAACTCATCGGTTCACTGACGGTCTGGCTACCCGGCCCACTCCTTCTTGCCTGTGGAGTGGCGGTCATACCCGAGGGGTTGGACGTGACTGCAAACGTATTCGAAAACGCTGGTATCGCGTTCGTCTGTGTGATGCACTTACTGCTTGTTCCGCATGCGGCTGCGGTGGCCGCGTTGTATGTACGCTGGGGGGCATTGGCACTGGGAATTTGTGCGTCCGTTTGCTCTTTTGTCGTCATGATCCTTTCTGCAGAATTCCTTGCGAGTCCGGTCAATGCAGGAAGCTCGTTTTTTGTCATGTTCGGATTTCTGCTGATCGTCGTGTGTGCGGGGTGCCATCTCGCGGTCCGTTTGAGAGCGGAAAGCCTGGCGGCCAGATCGTAA
- a CDS encoding Crp/Fnr family transcriptional regulator, translating into MNEDILQNLQKVNLFRGLSAEEVRSMMSHAELRTYGSSASVFETGADERAIYFLVEGTVEIALEVPFSTEVILDELNVGSVFGESSFFHSQPHSVTARAVSEVTVARLERADYDRLLESNNLAACRMGANAAEILAAKLQHTDHWIADLLQAEEAHRTRERWHQFRQSLGHAFDNPEGGGFSTHAGWRE; encoded by the coding sequence ATGAACGAAGACATCCTTCAGAATCTGCAGAAGGTGAATCTATTTCGGGGGTTGTCGGCCGAGGAAGTCCGATCGATGATGTCACACGCCGAACTTCGTACCTACGGCAGCAGTGCTTCGGTCTTCGAAACCGGCGCCGACGAACGGGCCATTTATTTTCTGGTTGAAGGCACTGTTGAAATTGCTCTCGAAGTGCCCTTTTCGACAGAAGTCATTCTCGACGAATTGAACGTAGGTAGCGTGTTCGGCGAAAGTTCGTTTTTTCACTCGCAACCACATTCGGTCACGGCCCGCGCAGTCTCTGAAGTGACTGTCGCGCGGCTGGAACGAGCGGACTATGACCGCTTGCTGGAATCCAACAATCTGGCTGCTTGCCGCATGGGAGCCAACGCCGCCGAGATTCTGGCCGCGAAGCTGCAACACACCGATCACTGGATCGCCGATCTGTTGCAAGCCGAAGAAGCCCACCGCACTCGTGAACGCTGGCACCAATTTCGCCAGAGCCTGGGCCATGCATTCGACAATCCAGAAGGCGGCGGATTCTCAACACACGCGGGCTGGCGAGAGTAA